In Populus trichocarpa isolate Nisqually-1 chromosome 7, P.trichocarpa_v4.1, whole genome shotgun sequence, the following proteins share a genomic window:
- the LOC7465576 gene encoding LOW QUALITY PROTEIN: protein STRUBBELIG-RECEPTOR FAMILY 5 (The sequence of the model RefSeq protein was modified relative to this genomic sequence to represent the inferred CDS: substituted 1 base at 1 genomic stop codon): MFTSLNSPSKLSGWQSSGGDPCGDSWEGIQCSGSSVTQIKLSGLGLTGSLGYQLSNLKSVTYFDVSKNNLKNDIPYQLPPNAATLDLSNNGFTGSVPYSISQMTKLQNLNLNQNKLNGQLSDMFQKLSKLKTLDLSHNSISGNLPQSFSALSSLSTLHLQDNEFTGTIDVLARLPLKDLNIKDNEFTGWVPDSLNGIDNLETGGNAWSSGPAPRGKSSSAHGKGSGKGGMNGLAIALIVLASLVVVGLLIILLSKRRSSPSSNFLEEDNGSWHRAFTPLSSHELSNDTRAAIKKEFKEIEPINLSGSIDIKNLQKAPSVGYKPPPSDFSESISDNEFAIRLNAGRNTSVRSIAFSLTDLQTATGNFASGRLIGEGSLGPVYRAKYPDGKVLAVKKIDSSLFQGAKQEFSEIATSISKVHHQNIAELVGYCSEQGHSMLIYEYFRNGSLHEFLHVSDDYSKPLTWNTRVRIALGTARAVEYLHEVCSPSFIHKNIKSSNILLDLELNPCLCDYGLANFHHRTSQNLGAGYNAPECTKPSAYTMKSDVYSFGVVMLELLTGRQPFDSSKPKSEQCLVRWATPQLHDIDALDKMVDPALRGLYPPKSVSRFADIISLCAQVEPEFRPPMSEIVQALVRLFQXSSMNIRDDIAVSNQMEDSDY; encoded by the exons ATGTTTACGAGCTTAAACTCTCCTTCAAAACTGAGTGGATGGCAATCAAGTGGTGGGGACCCTTGTGGAGACTCTTGGGAAGGAATCCAGTGCTCAGGCTCATCTGTGACTCAAAT AAAATTATCTGGACTTGGACTTACTGGATCACTGGGTTATCAGCTGTCAAACTTGAAATCTGTCACCTACTT TGATGTGAGCAAGAACAACCTCAAGAATGATATACCATACCAGCTTCCTCCTAATGCAGCTACCTT AGATCTTTCTAATAATGGCTTCACTGGCAGTGTGCCCTACTCAATTTCACAAATGACTAAACTTCAAAACCT AAatcttaatcaaaataaattaaatggacAGTTGAGTGATATGTTTCAGAAACTCTCTAAACTTAAAACACT GGATCTATCCCACAACTCGATCTCAGGGAATCTGCCTCAGAGTTTTTCTGCACTTTCAAGCCTCAGCACATT GCATTTGCAAGACAATGAATTCACCGGTACCATAGATGTCCTTGCCAGACTTCCCCTTAAAGATTT GAATATTAAAGACAATGAGTTCACTGGTTGGGTCCCTGATTCGCTGAATGGCATTGATAATCTGGA AACGGGCGGGAATGCGTGGTCATCTGGTCCGGCTCCTCGTGGTAAATCTAGTTCAGCCCATGGCAAGGGAAGTGGGAAAGGTGGCATGAATGGACTTGCTATAGCGTTAATAGTTTTGGCTTCACTGGTAGTAGTTGGACTCCTCATTATACTGCTTTCAAAAAGAAGGTCTTCTCCATCTTCAAATTTTCTTGAGGAAGATAATGGTAGCTGGCATAGAGCATTTACTCCCCTTTCATCACATGAACTATCCAATGACACTCGTGCTGCCATAAAGAAAGAGTTTAAAG AAATTGAACCAATCAATTTGTCTGGTTCGATTGATATAAAGAATCTGCAAAAAGCTCCTTCCGTGGGTTACAAGCCTCCACCTTCTGATTTTTCTGAGTCTATAAGTGACAACGAGTTTGCCATCCGTCTAAATGCTGGAAGAAACACCTCTGTTCGTTCCATAGCTTTTTCCTTGACAGATTTGCAGACTGCTACTGGCAATTTTGCATCGGGCCGACTTATTGGTGAGGGATCCCTCGGTCCTGTTTACAGGGCTAAATATCCTGATGGGAAG GTTTTAGCTGTCAAAAAGATTGATTCATCACTTTTTCAAGGCGCAAAGCAAGAGTTTTCAGAAATTGCTACAAGCATCTCAAAAGTTCACCATCAGAACATTGCTGAGCTTGTTGGTTATTGTTCAGAACAAGGGCACAGCATGTTGATATACGAGTATTTCAGGAATGGCTCACTTCATGAATTCCTGCATGTGTCAGATGACTACAGTAAACCACTAACTTGGAATACCAGAGTTAGAATAGCTTTGGGCACGGCACGTGCTGTCGA GTACCTCCATGAAGTTTGTTCTCCATCCTTCATCCATAAGAACATCAAGTCATCTAACATTTTGCTTGACCTTGAGCTCAATCCATGTCTTTGCGACTACGGGCTGGCAAACTTCCATCAT cGGACAAGCCAAAACCTTGGTGCAGGATACAATGCTCCAGAGTGCACTAAGCCGTCAGCTTATACAATGAAGAGTGATGTTTACAGTTTTGGAGTGGTGATGCTGGAGTTATTGACTGGTAGGCAGCCTTTTGACAG TTCAAAACCGAAATCAGAACAATGTCTGGTTCGATGGGCCACCCCTCAACTACATGACATTGATGCGTTGGACAAAATGGTAGACCCTGCATTGCGCGGGCTATACCCTCCAAAGTCTGTTTCTCGATTTGCTGATATCATTTCCCTCTGTGCACAG GTGGAGCCTGAATTCCGGCCGCCTATGTCAGAGATAGTGCAAGCATTGGTGCGATTATTTCAGTGATCGAGTATGAACATAAGAGACGATATTGCAGTTTCTAATCAGATGGAGGATTCTGATTACTAG
- the LOC7465575 gene encoding uncharacterized protein LOC7465575, which yields MSFFGFSGSSLHSSSNASSSSMDFLFQNERMNFGYGWATPFALLVILIFHFSKRLFSSSSSSSSPPPKRNLVSSSPASTATDIGSSNYRISEIVSEADLKFLIEVLDEKLTEKESEKWENVTNKRNNLLAYTAKCFKPKDAPIKYLSVMVFENCTTEVLRDFYMDNDYRNQWDKTIVEHEQLQVDRTNGTEIGHTIKKFPLLTPREYVLAWRLWEGKDKTFYCFIKDCEHPLAARQKKFVRVKFFRSGWKISKVPGRNACEIKMFHQEDAGLNVEMAKLAFSRGIWSYVCKMNNALRKYSVISHPQTGPAVTAVSLIQKVPPELETMNSLVDTQATLTLTAPRGLVTGEAKEKKFPRPSRKIIGNGLLLLGGIICLSRGRSSLCAKVAMAYILTKLRKRDESSSQGRER from the exons ATGAGTTTCTTTGGTTTTAGTGGATCATCACTACACTCTTCTTcaaatgcttcttcttcttcaatggattttttgtttcaaaatgaaAGAATGAATTTTGGTTATGGATGGGCTACTCCCTTTGCGCTGCTTGTAATTCTCATTTTCCACTTTTCCAAACgactcttctcttcttcttcttcttcttcttctcctcctcctaaACGAAACCTCGTTTCTTCTTCTCCAGCTTCCACTGCTACTGATATTGGTTCCTCTAATTACAG AATTTCAGAGATTGTTTCAGAAGCTGATTTGAAGTTTTTGATTGAAGTTTTGGATGAGAAGCTAACTGAGAAGGAGAGTGAGAAATGGGAAAATGTTACAAATAAGAGAAACAATCTTCTAGCTTATACCGCCAAATGTTTCAAACCGAAG GATGCTCCGATAAAGTACTTGAGTGTGATGGTTTTTGAAAACTGCACCACAGAGGTGCTTAGGGACTTCTACATGGACAATGACTACAGAAATCAATGGGATAAGACCATAGTTGAGCATGAGCAACTTCAGGTGGATAGAACGAATGGAACTGAAATTGGTCACACAATAAAGAAATTTCCACTTTTGACCCCAAGAGAATACGTTTTAGCATGGAGATTGTGGGAGGGAAAAGATAAGACATTCTACTGCTTTATTAAG GATTGTGAACATCCTTTAGCTGCAAGACAGAAGAAGTTTGTACGAGTGAAGTTCTTTAGATCTGGTTGGAAAATCAGTAAAG TCCCCGGTAGAAATGCCTGTGAGATCAAAATGTTTCACCAAGAAGATGCTGGTTTGAATGTGGAGATGGCAAAGTTGGCTTTCTCAAGGGGCATATGGAGCTATGTATGCAAGATGAATAATGCACTGCGCAAATACTCTGTGATTAGTCATCCTCAGACAGGTCCAGCTGTCACTGCAGTATCTTTAATCCAGAAG GTTCCACCTGAACTAGAAACAATGAACAGTCTTGTGGATACTCAGGCAACTCTGACATTGACTGCCCCACGGGGATTAGTTACTGGTGAAGCCAAAGAGAAGAAATTCCCAAGGCCATCTAGGAAAATTATAGGAAATGGTCTGCTTCTTCTAGGGGGTATCATCTGCTTGTCTCGTGGGCGCTCTAGCCTATGTGCTAAAGTTGCCATGGCATATATCCTGACAAAGCTGAGAAAACGTGATGAGTCGTCAAGCCAAGGAAGGGAAAGATGA